From a single Streptomyces liliifuscus genomic region:
- a CDS encoding NADPH-dependent F420 reductase, with protein MTIISIIGSGNMATAIGTRAAKHGHTIELMSRDTAKAQALADRIGNGATVGTFGARPAGDIVIVAVLYASAVEVVAHYGDALAGKILVDITNPFNADVSGLVTAPGNSVSEQIAAAAPEGAHVVKAFNSILRGVLAEDRPLDVFFAGDSAEAKARVAAFLESLDMRPLDAGGLEMAHALEWAGILLVGLARNGAGFDIALGAEAL; from the coding sequence ATGACCATCATCAGCATCATCGGCTCGGGCAACATGGCCACCGCCATCGGCACCCGGGCGGCGAAGCACGGCCACACGATCGAGCTCATGAGCCGCGACACCGCCAAGGCTCAGGCGCTCGCCGACCGGATCGGCAACGGAGCCACCGTCGGCACGTTCGGCGCAAGGCCGGCGGGTGACATCGTCATCGTGGCCGTCCTGTACGCCAGCGCGGTTGAAGTGGTCGCGCACTACGGCGATGCGCTGGCCGGCAAGATCCTCGTCGACATCACCAACCCGTTCAACGCCGACGTAAGTGGACTCGTGACTGCCCCGGGCAACTCGGTGTCCGAGCAGATCGCCGCCGCTGCCCCCGAGGGCGCACACGTCGTGAAGGCATTCAATTCGATACTCCGCGGCGTCCTTGCCGAAGACAGGCCCCTGGACGTGTTCTTCGCAGGCGACAGCGCCGAGGCGAAGGCACGTGTCGCGGCTTTTCTGGAGAGCTTGGACATGCGGCCCCTCGACGCAGGAGGGCTCGAGATGGCCCACGCCCTGGAATGGGCCGGCATCCTCCTGGTGGGCCTGGCACGCAACGGCGCCGGCTTCGACATCGCCTTGGGCGCCGAGGCCCTCTGA
- a CDS encoding SDR family NAD(P)-dependent oxidoreductase translates to MGKLDGKVAVITGATSGMALAGAKLFVDEGAHVFISGRRKDALDEAVKLIGRNVTGVQGDSADLADLDRLFETVKREKGSVDVLWASAGTGEQGRLGEVTEEQFDAAFSLNARGTLFTVQKALPLFNDGGSIFMTGSNASLRGYPDWSVYAASKAVLPAYARVWVSELRDRRIRVNVLTPGQVATPILEEVMDEQMKAQFESVIPRREMGRPEEIASVALFLASDDSSYVNGMELVADGGTTVI, encoded by the coding sequence GTGGGAAAGCTCGATGGCAAGGTTGCGGTGATCACAGGCGCGACAAGTGGGATGGCGCTGGCCGGTGCGAAGTTGTTCGTCGATGAAGGAGCTCACGTCTTCATTTCGGGCCGGCGGAAGGACGCGCTGGACGAGGCCGTCAAGCTGATCGGCCGGAACGTGACCGGCGTGCAGGGCGATTCGGCCGACCTCGCTGATCTGGACCGTCTGTTCGAGACGGTCAAGCGGGAAAAGGGCTCGGTCGACGTGTTGTGGGCCAGTGCCGGGACGGGCGAGCAGGGCAGGCTCGGCGAGGTCACCGAGGAGCAGTTCGATGCCGCCTTCTCGCTGAACGCGCGCGGCACGCTGTTCACGGTCCAGAAGGCGCTGCCCCTGTTCAACGACGGAGGCTCGATCTTCATGACCGGGTCGAACGCGTCGCTCCGGGGCTACCCCGACTGGAGCGTGTACGCGGCGAGCAAGGCCGTACTGCCCGCCTACGCACGGGTGTGGGTGTCCGAGTTGAGGGACAGGCGGATCCGGGTGAACGTGCTGACCCCCGGCCAGGTCGCCACGCCGATTCTGGAAGAGGTGATGGACGAGCAGATGAAGGCGCAGTTCGAATCCGTGATCCCGCGGAGGGAGATGGGCCGCCCCGAAGAGATCGCGTCGGTCGCGCTGTTCCTCGCCTCGGACGACTCGAGCTACGTCAATGGCATGGAACTGGTCGCCGACGGCGGCACCACAGTGATCTGA
- a CDS encoding TetR/AcrR family transcriptional regulator — MTELEKGPRGVRRGRGARERIVSASQQLFRDQGINCTGMDQLCAVAEVSKRTLYQHFTGKDELIAECLRRFDPDILPEVFDRTDLTPRERLLATFDVHAPLCPFIAAAVEIPDPDHPARVYARDYKKAFATRLTDAAREAGATNPEQLGEQLALLLDGASARSRVLNTEAFSTAAAIAAVLVDSAIPTAAAQAQAQAGASAV, encoded by the coding sequence GTGACAGAGTTGGAGAAGGGGCCGCGAGGCGTGCGCCGCGGCAGGGGCGCACGAGAGCGCATCGTCAGCGCGTCGCAACAGCTGTTCCGCGATCAAGGCATCAACTGCACCGGCATGGACCAGCTCTGCGCGGTGGCCGAGGTGTCCAAGCGCACGCTCTACCAGCACTTCACCGGCAAGGACGAGCTGATCGCCGAATGCCTACGCCGTTTCGACCCCGACATCCTGCCCGAGGTGTTCGACCGCACCGACCTCACACCTCGCGAGCGACTCCTCGCCACGTTCGACGTGCACGCGCCCCTGTGCCCGTTCATCGCGGCGGCCGTCGAGATCCCCGACCCGGACCACCCGGCACGCGTGTACGCCCGCGACTACAAAAAGGCCTTCGCCACCCGGCTCACGGATGCCGCCCGCGAGGCCGGCGCCACCAACCCCGAACAGCTCGGCGAGCAACTGGCGCTGCTCCTGGACGGCGCCTCGGCCCGCAGCCGAGTCCTCAACACCGAAGCGTTCAGCACCGCCGCCGCGATCGCAGCCGTCCTCGTCGACAGCGCCATCCCCACGGCAGCGGCACAGGCACAGGCACAGGCCGGCGCAAGCGCTGTCTAA
- the gap gene encoding type I glyceraldehyde-3-phosphate dehydrogenase has protein sequence MTRIAINGFGRIGRNVLRALLERDSALEVVAVNDLTEPATLARLLAFDSTAGRLGRPVTVDGDVLVVDGRRIKVLAEREPAQLPWAELGVDIVLEATGRFTSAKAAQAHLDAGARKVLVSAPSDGADVTLAFGVNTDAYDPAVHTIVSNASCTTNALAPLAKVLDDLAGIEHGFMTTVHAYTQEQNLQDGPHRDARRARAAGVNIVPTTTGAAKAIGLVLPNLDGKLSGDSIRVPVPVGSIVELNTTVARDVTRDDVLAAYRTAAEGPLAGVLEYSEDPLVSSDIVGNPASSIFDSALTRVEGRHIKVVAWYDNEWGFSNRVIDTLELLTTR, from the coding sequence ATGACTCGCATCGCCATCAACGGATTCGGCCGCATCGGACGCAATGTGCTGCGCGCACTGCTGGAGCGCGACAGCGCCCTGGAGGTCGTCGCCGTCAACGACCTCACCGAGCCCGCCACTCTCGCCAGGCTGCTCGCCTTCGACAGTACGGCCGGCCGGCTCGGGCGCCCGGTGACCGTGGACGGGGACGTCCTCGTCGTCGACGGCCGTCGGATCAAGGTGCTGGCCGAGCGCGAACCGGCGCAGCTGCCGTGGGCCGAACTCGGCGTCGACATCGTCCTGGAGGCCACCGGCCGGTTCACCTCGGCCAAGGCCGCCCAGGCCCACCTCGACGCGGGCGCGCGCAAGGTGCTCGTCAGCGCGCCGTCGGACGGCGCCGACGTCACGCTCGCGTTCGGGGTCAACACCGACGCGTACGACCCGGCCGTGCACACGATCGTCTCGAACGCCTCCTGCACGACCAACGCGCTCGCCCCGCTGGCCAAGGTGCTCGACGACCTCGCCGGCATCGAGCACGGGTTCATGACGACGGTGCACGCCTACACCCAGGAGCAGAACCTCCAGGACGGTCCGCACCGCGACGCCCGTCGCGCCCGGGCCGCCGGCGTCAACATCGTGCCGACCACGACCGGCGCCGCCAAGGCGATCGGCCTGGTCCTGCCGAATCTCGACGGCAAGCTGTCGGGCGACTCGATCCGCGTACCGGTGCCGGTGGGCTCGATCGTCGAGCTCAACACGACGGTCGCCCGTGACGTGACCCGCGACGACGTCCTGGCGGCCTACCGCACGGCGGCGGAGGGACCGCTCGCCGGCGTCCTTGAGTACTCGGAGGACCCGCTGGTGTCGTCGGACATCGTGGGCAACCCCGCCTCGTCGATCTTCGACTCGGCCCTCACCCGCGTCGAGGGCCGCCACATCAAGGTCGTCGCCTGGTACGACAACGAGTGGGGCTTCTCCAACCGAGTGATCGACACACTCGAACTCCTCACCACCCGCTGA
- a CDS encoding GlxA family transcriptional regulator, translating into MPAPRLHRVAVLVLEGAKPLDVGIPAQVFTTRASMPYEVRVCGATPGLVTGGDGLAYSVAHGLDALAWADIVFVPGYRHPDRDDPPRAVVEALIAAHERGARLAAISTGAFALAATGLLDGRRATTHWHYTRALAARHPLVRVDENVLFVDEGSVLTSAGAASGIDLCLHILRGDLGVAASNHAARRLVAAPYRSGGQAQYVPRSVPEPLGERFAATREWALHRLDEPLTLDVLARQAGVSPRTFSRRFVDETGYTPMQWVMRARIDLARELLERSQRGVEQIAADIGLGTGANLRLHFQRILGTTPSEYRRTFTRGE; encoded by the coding sequence GTGCCCGCACCCCGCCTGCATCGCGTCGCCGTCCTTGTGCTGGAGGGTGCGAAGCCGCTCGATGTCGGAATTCCGGCGCAGGTGTTCACGACCCGCGCGAGCATGCCGTACGAGGTGCGGGTGTGCGGGGCGACGCCCGGCCTCGTGACCGGCGGCGACGGTCTCGCGTACTCCGTCGCCCACGGCCTCGACGCGCTGGCCTGGGCCGACATCGTCTTCGTACCCGGTTACCGGCACCCGGACCGCGACGATCCGCCGCGGGCCGTCGTCGAGGCGCTGATCGCCGCCCACGAGCGGGGCGCGCGGCTCGCCGCCATCTCGACGGGCGCCTTCGCGCTCGCCGCCACGGGCCTGCTCGACGGCAGGCGCGCCACGACGCACTGGCACTACACGCGGGCGCTCGCGGCGAGGCATCCGCTCGTCCGGGTCGACGAGAACGTCCTGTTCGTCGACGAGGGCAGCGTGCTCACCTCGGCCGGCGCCGCCTCCGGCATCGACCTGTGCCTGCACATCCTGCGTGGCGACCTCGGGGTGGCCGCGTCCAACCACGCGGCCCGGCGGCTGGTCGCGGCCCCCTACCGCAGCGGCGGCCAGGCCCAGTACGTGCCGCGCAGCGTCCCCGAGCCGCTCGGCGAGCGGTTCGCCGCCACCCGCGAGTGGGCGCTGCACCGGCTCGACGAGCCCCTCACCCTCGACGTACTGGCGCGGCAGGCGGGGGTCTCGCCGCGTACGTTCTCCCGGCGGTTCGTCGACGAGACCGGCTACACGCCGATGCAGTGGGTGATGCGTGCCCGGATCGACCTGGCCCGCGAACTGCTGGAGCGCTCGCAGCGCGGCGTCGAACAGATCGCCGCCGACATCGGGCTCGGCACCGGCGCGAACCTGCGCCTGCACTTCCAGCGGATCCTCGGGACGACACCGAGCGAGTACCGGCGCACGTTCACGCGGGGCGAGTAG
- a CDS encoding isochorismatase family protein translates to MSHVPALLVLDMQNAAVAISHRPKETVTTIALLRERARAADVPVITVQHDGPGLEPGTDGWQIVLELAPGEGEKTVRKGSADAFLDSDLGPLLTELGVTEVVVTGFATEFCVDTTARQALSRGYDLVLVADGHTTSARPDVDGFVASDRAVMHHNAIYRHIGFPARGIRVLPAADVDFTAPPVPDPA, encoded by the coding sequence ATGTCCCATGTACCCGCGCTCCTCGTCCTCGACATGCAGAACGCCGCCGTGGCCATCTCCCACCGGCCGAAGGAGACCGTCACCACGATCGCCCTGCTCCGGGAACGTGCCCGTGCGGCCGACGTGCCCGTCATCACGGTCCAGCACGACGGCCCGGGGCTGGAGCCCGGCACGGACGGATGGCAGATCGTGCTCGAACTGGCCCCCGGAGAGGGCGAGAAGACGGTCAGGAAGGGCTCCGCCGACGCCTTTCTCGACAGCGACCTCGGCCCGTTGCTCACGGAACTCGGCGTCACCGAGGTGGTCGTGACCGGGTTCGCCACCGAGTTCTGCGTGGACACGACCGCGCGGCAGGCACTCAGCCGTGGGTACGACCTCGTGCTCGTCGCCGACGGGCACACCACCTCTGCCCGCCCTGACGTGGACGGGTTCGTCGCCTCCGACCGGGCCGTCATGCACCACAACGCCATCTACCGGCACATCGGTTTCCCGGCGCGCGGCATCCGTGTCCTGCCCGCGGCCGATGTGGACTTCACCGCCCCGCCGGTTCCTGACCCGGCCTGA
- a CDS encoding ATP-binding protein, giving the protein MIVWLNGTHGAGKTTTSALVQQLIPDSRVFDAEKVGETLMDITPGLPGPGTDNFQHWPPWRPLVVETARRVLDYTGGTLVMPMTVLVEEYWREISTGLAQHAIPVRHFVLHADQDTLRGRIAGDTVLGPDSPFRLKYLEPYAEAARTWLHDEAEVVDTTHLTPAEAALRIAEAVKS; this is encoded by the coding sequence ATGATCGTATGGCTCAACGGCACCCATGGCGCGGGCAAGACGACGACCAGTGCACTGGTGCAGCAACTGATCCCGGACTCACGGGTGTTCGACGCCGAGAAGGTCGGCGAGACACTCATGGACATCACGCCGGGGCTGCCCGGGCCCGGGACGGACAACTTCCAGCACTGGCCACCGTGGCGGCCGCTCGTGGTCGAGACCGCCCGCCGCGTACTCGACTACACCGGCGGCACCCTGGTGATGCCGATGACCGTGCTGGTCGAGGAGTACTGGCGCGAGATCAGCACGGGCCTCGCCCAACATGCCATTCCCGTACGGCACTTCGTCCTCCACGCCGACCAGGACACCCTCCGCGGGCGCATCGCCGGCGACACTGTTCTCGGCCCCGACTCCCCGTTCCGTCTCAAGTATCTGGAGCCCTACGCCGAGGCGGCCCGCACGTGGTTGCACGACGAGGCCGAGGTCGTCGACACCACGCACCTCACGCCCGCCGAGGCCGCCCTGCGGATCGCGGAGGCCGTCAAGAGCTGA
- a CDS encoding GNAT family N-acetyltransferase translates to MRPDDWHLTEDVDEFLARAGDFLRSRPGPHVMQLTWAERVRKRGAASFGAEAPVFGVLEQAGEVSATFYRLPPRALGLSPLTPGQADSLAARLAALGHSPSRVNADHGTATTFAEAWQRHTGATPKLHDTQVRLYGLGTLTPPDPLPAGRSRVLGEQDLEEAIFWCGEFAKAVGEDVSINADTWAETRYADKRYTLWETPDGTPVSIAGMNPLIGGQIQVDIVYTPAHLRGHGYAAAVSAEVSRAALAAGAKDVVLFADVSNPTSNALYQRLGYRKLSDWAAYDFSGAGQ, encoded by the coding sequence ATGCGCCCAGATGACTGGCACCTCACCGAAGACGTCGACGAATTTCTCGCCCGGGCCGGAGACTTCCTGCGCTCGCGGCCCGGCCCACATGTCATGCAGCTGACGTGGGCGGAGAGAGTGCGAAAGCGCGGGGCGGCCTCGTTCGGCGCCGAAGCCCCCGTCTTCGGCGTACTGGAGCAGGCGGGCGAGGTCAGCGCCACCTTCTACCGGCTCCCGCCCCGCGCGCTGGGCCTCTCCCCGCTCACGCCCGGGCAGGCCGACTCCCTCGCCGCCCGCCTGGCCGCCCTCGGGCACTCCCCTTCCCGCGTCAACGCGGACCACGGCACCGCCACCACCTTCGCCGAGGCCTGGCAGCGGCACACAGGCGCGACGCCGAAACTCCACGACACACAGGTCCGTCTGTACGGCCTCGGCACGCTCACCCCACCGGATCCGCTACCGGCCGGCCGGAGTCGTGTCCTGGGCGAGCAGGACCTCGAGGAGGCCATCTTCTGGTGCGGCGAGTTCGCCAAGGCGGTCGGGGAAGACGTCTCCATCAACGCCGACACCTGGGCCGAAACCCGCTACGCCGACAAGCGCTACACGCTCTGGGAGACCCCGGACGGCACCCCCGTCTCCATCGCGGGCATGAACCCGTTGATCGGCGGCCAGATCCAGGTGGACATCGTCTACACCCCGGCCCACCTGCGCGGTCACGGCTACGCGGCTGCCGTGTCGGCGGAGGTGAGCCGGGCCGCGCTGGCCGCGGGCGCCAAGGACGTCGTCCTGTTCGCGGACGTGTCCAACCCCACCAGCAACGCCCTCTACCAGCGCCTCGGCTATCGCAAGCTCAGCGACTGGGCCGCGTACGACTTCTCGGGTGCCGGTCAGTAA
- a CDS encoding VOC family protein, whose translation MDLKLAQCFIAVDDHDKALAFYRDVLGLEVRNDVGFEGMRWVTVGSPSQPDVEIVLEPPLADPNATPADRQAVAELMAKGLLRGVIFRTDDCDALFERIRAAGGDVLQEPMDQPYGVRDCAFRDPAGNLLRFLQPRGK comes from the coding sequence ATGGATCTCAAGCTTGCACAGTGTTTCATCGCCGTCGACGACCACGACAAGGCACTCGCCTTCTACCGCGATGTGCTCGGTCTCGAAGTGCGCAACGACGTCGGATTCGAGGGGATGCGCTGGGTGACCGTCGGCTCGCCCTCGCAGCCGGACGTGGAGATCGTCCTGGAACCGCCGCTCGCGGACCCGAACGCCACGCCCGCCGACCGGCAGGCCGTCGCCGAGCTCATGGCCAAGGGCCTGCTGCGCGGTGTCATCTTCCGGACCGACGACTGCGACGCCCTGTTCGAGCGGATCCGCGCCGCAGGCGGCGACGTACTGCAGGAACCGATGGACCAGCCGTACGGAGTACGCGACTGCGCCTTCCGCGACCCGGCGGGCAACCTCCTGCGGTTCCTCCAGCCGCGCGGCAAGTAG
- a CDS encoding nitroreductase/quinone reductase family protein yields MPIDFNQQVIEEFRANAGQVGGYFEGARLILLTTTGARSGKRHTAPVAYYPDGGASVLVIASAAGAPTHPDWFHNLLAHPQVTVETGVFTYEATAEPLAGAERDKAFARLVEAEPGWADYQAKTTRVIPVVALQEIPVDGPPNVNATSMGQGLKVIHDAFRRELALIRKEFTTAGPTLGAQLRVNCLTLCAGLHNHHTGEELGIFPFLGGRSPELAPVLERLREEHERIAALTAELKRIIGDDSADPQHARREVERLTAELETHLAYEEEHLIPALDAPLTEPTP; encoded by the coding sequence ATGCCCATCGATTTCAACCAGCAGGTCATCGAAGAGTTCCGTGCCAACGCGGGCCAGGTCGGCGGCTATTTCGAGGGAGCCCGGCTGATCCTCCTGACCACCACGGGAGCGCGCTCGGGCAAGCGGCACACGGCCCCGGTCGCCTACTACCCCGACGGCGGCGCCAGTGTGCTGGTCATCGCCTCGGCCGCCGGAGCCCCGACACACCCGGACTGGTTCCACAACCTCCTCGCACACCCCCAAGTCACCGTGGAGACCGGGGTGTTCACGTACGAGGCGACGGCGGAGCCGCTGGCCGGCGCCGAACGGGACAAGGCCTTCGCCCGTCTGGTCGAGGCCGAACCGGGCTGGGCGGACTACCAGGCGAAGACCACGCGGGTGATCCCGGTCGTCGCCCTCCAAGAGATCCCCGTCGACGGCCCGCCGAACGTGAACGCCACCTCGATGGGCCAGGGACTCAAGGTCATCCATGACGCGTTCCGCCGTGAACTCGCCCTGATACGAAAGGAGTTCACCACCGCCGGGCCCACCCTCGGCGCCCAGCTCCGCGTCAACTGTCTGACACTCTGCGCGGGCCTGCACAACCACCACACCGGCGAGGAACTCGGCATCTTCCCGTTCCTCGGCGGCCGCAGCCCCGAACTCGCCCCGGTCCTGGAACGCCTGCGCGAGGAACACGAGCGCATCGCCGCCCTGACCGCGGAGTTGAAACGGATCATCGGCGACGACTCCGCGGACCCCCAGCACGCCCGCCGGGAGGTCGAACGCCTCACCGCCGAGTTGGAGACCCATCTGGCCTACGAGGAGGAGCACTTGATCCCCGCCCTCGACGCACCCCTGACCGAGCCGACCCCCTAG
- a CDS encoding HelD family protein, with product MTSPDPVLITSLTQERAYHDTCRAALAAMVDGAQEHVVTGEDVSASGADAEVLGYRLRSRAKEMRELPEGPLFFGRLDFGGERGGAGDHAGQSYHVGRRRITEHPSAPPLVVDWRAPVSRAFYQASARDPQGVRVRRRFGWAPGSRGDSTDLTGLEDERLEVEHLERDYLEGEFLEDERLPDGHRSGAPDGHRTGTPAASRILASEIERPRVGPMRDIAATIQPDQDELVRADLTVSVCVQGAPGTGKTAVGLHRAAYLLYTFPQRVQRGGLLILGPNRTFLSYISEVLPALGETGVRQSTVGEEIGRHPVTGEDDEATAVVKHDARMAEVLRRALYARVNPEGAEGVNGLAVPDGSYRWRVPGETLARIVAGVRAEELPYAVGRERVRTRIVRYVRERAERRAGPQSSAWVQKISRARPVGAYVDAVWPKARPEEVVAELLADPDVLGAAADGVLDADEQKALLWARPPRSWKSARWSAADLVLLDEVAGLVEHPEGYGHLVIDEAQDLSPMECRAIGRRAAYGSLTVLGDLAQGTTPWAAREWGELLGHLGRPEAVVVPLTTGFRVPQAVVELANRVLAKLDVGVPAGQSLRKDGELRIRCTDDVLGETVEAVRRALSYEGSVGVITADSDVVRVREALGGAGIEAAEVDQLGARVTVLGAGLAKGLEYDHVVAVEPAAIAEGETRGLHRLYVVLTRAVSRLDVVHARPLPFE from the coding sequence ATGACGTCACCCGACCCCGTACTCATCACCTCCCTCACTCAGGAACGCGCCTACCACGACACCTGCCGTGCCGCTCTCGCCGCGATGGTCGACGGTGCCCAGGAACACGTCGTCACCGGAGAGGACGTGTCCGCGTCCGGTGCCGACGCCGAAGTGCTCGGGTACCGGCTGCGCAGTCGGGCAAAGGAGATGCGGGAACTGCCCGAAGGGCCGTTGTTCTTCGGGCGGTTGGACTTCGGGGGAGAGCGCGGCGGCGCCGGTGACCACGCCGGGCAGAGCTATCACGTCGGGCGCCGGAGGATCACCGAGCACCCCTCCGCCCCGCCCCTCGTCGTGGACTGGCGGGCTCCCGTCTCGCGCGCCTTCTACCAGGCGAGCGCCCGCGATCCACAGGGTGTGCGCGTGCGGCGGCGGTTCGGCTGGGCACCGGGGAGCCGCGGCGACTCGACCGACCTCACCGGTCTGGAGGACGAGCGGCTGGAGGTCGAGCACCTGGAGCGGGACTACCTGGAGGGGGAGTTCCTGGAGGACGAGCGGCTCCCGGACGGGCACCGCAGTGGGGCGCCGGACGGGCACCGCACCGGCACCCCCGCCGCCAGCCGCATCCTCGCGAGCGAGATCGAGCGGCCCCGCGTCGGCCCGATGCGCGACATCGCCGCCACCATCCAGCCCGACCAGGACGAGCTCGTACGGGCGGACCTCACCGTCTCCGTCTGTGTGCAGGGCGCGCCCGGCACCGGGAAGACGGCTGTCGGGCTGCACCGGGCCGCGTATCTGCTCTACACGTTCCCGCAGCGCGTCCAGCGCGGTGGGCTGCTGATCCTGGGGCCGAACCGCACCTTCCTCTCCTACATCTCGGAGGTGCTGCCCGCGCTCGGCGAGACCGGCGTACGGCAGTCCACGGTCGGGGAGGAGATCGGCCGGCACCCGGTCACGGGCGAGGACGACGAGGCCACCGCGGTCGTGAAGCACGACGCCCGGATGGCGGAGGTGCTGCGGCGGGCCCTCTACGCCAGGGTGAACCCGGAAGGGGCCGAGGGGGTCAACGGCCTTGCGGTGCCCGACGGTTCGTACCGGTGGCGGGTGCCCGGCGAGACACTCGCGCGGATCGTGGCGGGCGTACGGGCCGAGGAACTGCCGTACGCCGTCGGGCGTGAGCGGGTCCGGACGCGGATCGTGCGGTACGTGCGGGAGCGGGCCGAACGGCGTGCCGGGCCCCAGTCCAGCGCCTGGGTCCAGAAGATCTCGCGGGCCCGGCCCGTCGGTGCGTACGTCGACGCCGTGTGGCCCAAGGCGCGGCCGGAGGAGGTCGTCGCCGAACTCCTCGCCGATCCAGATGTGTTGGGCGCGGCGGCGGACGGGGTGCTCGACGCGGACGAACAGAAGGCACTGCTGTGGGCGCGGCCGCCCCGGTCGTGGAAGTCCGCCCGGTGGTCGGCGGCCGACCTCGTCCTCCTCGACGAGGTCGCCGGTCTCGTCGAACACCCGGAAGGCTACGGCCACTTGGTGATCGACGAGGCACAGGACCTCTCCCCGATGGAGTGCCGGGCGATCGGCCGGCGGGCGGCCTACGGGTCGCTCACCGTACTCGGCGACCTCGCACAGGGGACCACACCGTGGGCCGCGCGGGAGTGGGGCGAACTCCTCGGCCACCTGGGCAGACCGGAGGCGGTGGTCGTGCCGCTGACCACCGGCTTCCGTGTGCCGCAGGCGGTGGTCGAGCTGGCGAACCGGGTACTGGCGAAGCTGGACGTGGGAGTTCCCGCCGGTCAATCCCTGCGCAAGGACGGCGAGTTGAGGATCCGCTGCACGGACGACGTGCTCGGCGAGACCGTCGAGGCCGTGCGACGCGCCCTCTCGTACGAGGGGTCGGTAGGCGTCATCACCGCCGACTCGGACGTCGTACGGGTACGGGAGGCGCTCGGCGGCGCCGGCATCGAGGCGGCCGAGGTCGACCAACTGGGCGCGCGCGTCACGGTGTTGGGGGCCGGGCTCGCGAAGGGCCTGGAGTACGACCATGTCGTCGCCGTGGAGCCTGCGGCGATCGCGGAGGGGGAGACCCGGGGCCTGCATCGGCTGTACGTCGTGCTCACCCGGGCCGTGTCACGACTGGACGTGGTGCACGCGCGGCCGTTGCCGTTCGAGTGA
- a CDS encoding TetR/AcrR family transcriptional regulator gives MGLRERKKLRMYQDVSDVAITLFLQKGFERVSVAEVAAAAQISKPTLFRYFSSKEDLVLHRFADHEAEAARVVAARASGESAVDALRRHFLAGIERSDPITGVNGDPHILAFHRLLYGTPSLVARLYEYLERSEDALTEALGGGLEARLAAGQIVAVQRILAQENWRRIAEGEPVADVRRDAVVAAQRAFARLEAGLPRCV, from the coding sequence ATGGGGCTGCGTGAGCGTAAGAAGCTGCGCATGTACCAGGACGTCTCGGACGTTGCCATCACGCTCTTCCTGCAGAAGGGGTTCGAGCGGGTCTCCGTCGCCGAGGTGGCCGCCGCCGCGCAGATCTCGAAGCCGACCCTCTTTCGGTATTTCTCGTCGAAGGAGGACCTGGTTCTGCACCGGTTCGCCGATCACGAGGCCGAGGCCGCGCGGGTGGTCGCCGCGCGGGCGTCGGGGGAGTCCGCCGTCGACGCGCTGCGCCGGCACTTCCTGGCCGGGATCGAGCGGAGCGACCCCATCACCGGGGTCAACGGTGACCCGCACATCCTCGCCTTCCACCGGCTGCTCTACGGGACCCCTTCGCTGGTCGCGCGGCTGTACGAGTATCTGGAGCGCTCCGAGGACGCCCTCACCGAGGCGCTCGGCGGTGGCCTTGAGGCCAGGCTCGCCGCCGGGCAGATCGTCGCCGTGCAGCGGATCCTCGCGCAGGAGAACTGGCGGCGGATCGCGGAGGGCGAGCCGGTCGCGGACGTGCGGCGCGATGCCGTCGTCGCGGCGCAGCGCGCGTTCGCGAGGCTTGAGGCCGGCCTGCCCCGCTGCGTGTGA